A genomic window from Glycine max cultivar Williams 82 chromosome 17, Glycine_max_v4.0, whole genome shotgun sequence includes:
- the LOC100795424 gene encoding chaperone protein ClpB1, giving the protein MNPENFTHKTNEALASAHDLAMSSGHAQFTPIHLAHALISDPNGIFVQAINSAGGGDESARAVERVLNQALKKLPCQSPPPDEVPASTNLVKAIRRAQAAQKSRGDTHLAVDQLILGILEDSQIGELLKEAGVAAARVKSEVEKLRGKEGKKVESASGDTNFQALKTYGRDLVEQAGKLDPVIGRDEEIRRVVRILSRRTKNNPVLIGEPGVGKTAVVEGLAQRIVRGDIPSNLADVRLIALDMGALVAGAKYRGEFEERLKSVLKEVEDADGKVILFIDEIHLVLGAGRTEGSMDAANLFKPMLARGQLRCIGATTLEEYRKYVEKDAAFERRFQQVFVAEPSVVDTISILRGLKERYEGHHGVRIQDRALVMAAQLSSRYITGRHLPDKAIDLVDEACANVRVQLDSQPEEIDNLERKRMQLEVELHALEKEKDKASKETEIEIEIKTIFIM; this is encoded by the exons ATGAATCCTGAGAACTTTACTCACAAGACCAATGAGGCTCTTGCGTCGGCGCACGATCTCGCAATGAGTTCAGGCCACGCGCAATTCACTCCCATCCACTTAGCCCACGCGCTGATTTCCGATCCCAACGGCATTTTCGTGCAAGCAATAAACAGTGCGGGCGGCGGTGATGAATCTGCACGCGCCGTGGAGCGAGTGTTGAACCAGGCATTGAAGAAGCTACCCTGCCAGTCCCCTCCCCCGGACGAGGTTCCTGCGAGCACGAATCTCGTGAAGGCCATAAGAAGAGCACAGGCTGCGCAGAAATCACGCGGCGACACGCATTTGGCCGTTGATCAATTGATCCTCGGAATCCTCGAGGACTCCCAAATCGGAGAGTTGCTGAAGGAAGCCGGTGTTGCGGCGGCGAGGGTAAAGTCGGAAGTGGAGAAGCTTCGTGGGAAGGAAGGGAAGAAGGTTGAGAGTGCTTCCGGGGATACTAATTTTCAGGCTTTGAAGACTTATGGGCGTGACCTTGTTGAACAAGCGGGGAAGCTTGACCCTGTTATTGGCCGTGACGAAGAGATAAGAAGGGTTGTGAGGATTCTATCACGGAGGACTAAGAATAATCCGGTTCTTATTGGAGAACCGGGTGTGGGAAAAACCGCGGTTGTGGAAGGGTTGGCGCAGAGGATAGTAAGAGGAGATATTCCAAGCAACCTTGCTGATGTGAGGCTTATTGCATTGGATATGGGTGCGTTGGTCGCGGGTGCCAAGTATAGAGGGGAGTTTGAAGAGAGGTTGAAGTCTGTTTTGAAGGAAGTGGAGGATGCTGATGGGAAGGTGATACTCTTCATTGATGAGATTCATTTGGTTCTTGGCGCTGGTAGAACTGAAGGGTCCATGGATGCTGCTAATCTGTTTAAACCTATGCTTGCTCGCGGCCAGCTTAGGTGCATTGGTGCCACAACGCTTGAGGAGTATAGGAAGTATGTGGAGAAGGATGCTGCATTTGAGAGGAGGTTCCAACAGGTTTTTGTTGCGGAACCGAGTGTGGTGGATACCATTAGCATTCTTCGTGGGTTGAAAGAGAGGTATGAAGGCCATCATGGTGTTAGAATTCAGGACCGGGCTTTGGTTATGGCAGCTCAATTGTCTAGCCGGTATATTACTG GGCGTCATCTTCCTGACAAGGCAATTGATTTGGTTGACGAGGCTTGTGCAAATGTGAGGGTGCAACTTGATAGTCAGCCTGAGGAAATTGATAACCTTGAAAGGAAGAGAATGCAGCTAGAGGTGGAACTTCATGCTCTGGAGAAAGAGAAGGACAAGGCTAGCAAAGAGACAGagatagagatagagataaagacaatatttataatgtaa